GGTGACAATCCGTCATTTTAACACCAAGAGGAGAACCCCTATGTCCGCATGGATCAAACCTGCATTTGAAGATTTACGTCTGGGTCTGGAAGTAACGCTGTATATTTCCAACCGCTAATCCCTGCGCCCGCGCCCGTCGCGGGCCTGTTACTCTCCTTTCCCGGTTATCACATGCAGATCAAAGTTCTTGGCTCCGCGGCTGGCGGAGGGTTCCCGCAATGGAACTGTAACTGTAAAAACTGCCAGGGCGTGCGTAACGGCACGATGAAAACCTCACGGCGTACGCAATCTTCTATTGCGCTCAGCGACAATGGAAAAGATTGGGTACTGTGCAATGTCTCGCCCGATATTTGCCATCAGCTGCTGGCTTCGCCCGAATTGAATAACCCCGACGTGCTGCGCGGCACCGGTATTGGCGCCATTATCCTTACCGACAGCCAGATCGATCACAGCGCGGGCTTACTCAATTTGCGTGAAGGCTGTCCGCACCATGTCTGGTGTACTGAAGAGGTTCATCAGGATCTCACTACCGGCTTTCCGGTTTTTACCATGCTTTCTCACTGGAACGGCGGGCTGATCCATCATGCCATCGTACCGGAGCAGACATTCAGCGTCAGCGTCTGCCAGAGTCTGCGCTTTACCGCCATTCCACTGTTGAGCAACGCGCCGCCTTACTCGCCGTATCGCGACCGTCCGCTGCCGGGCCATAACGTGGCGCTATTTATCGAAGATGGCAATAGCGGTAAAAGCCTGCTGTATGCGCCGGGCCTGGGCGAGCCGGATAATGCGCTGATGCCGTGGCTGCAAAAGGCGGACTGCCTGTTGATCGACGGCACGCTGTGGCGCGATAACGAGCTGGCGGCGACCGGCGTCGGCAAAAATACCGGTAAAGATATGGGCCACCTGGCGCTGTCAGAAGAACAGGGACTGGCCGCGCTGCTGGCATCGCTACCGGCGGAACGTAAAATTCTGATCCATATTAACAACACCAACCCCATCCTGGATGAAGAGTCCCCCGAGCGCCAAAGCCTGACG
This Mixta hanseatica DNA region includes the following protein-coding sequences:
- the pqqA gene encoding pyrroloquinoline quinone precursor peptide PqqA, with protein sequence MSAWIKPAFEDLRLGLEVTLYISNR
- the pqqB gene encoding pyrroloquinoline quinone biosynthesis protein PqqB; amino-acid sequence: MQIKVLGSAAGGGFPQWNCNCKNCQGVRNGTMKTSRRTQSSIALSDNGKDWVLCNVSPDICHQLLASPELNNPDVLRGTGIGAIILTDSQIDHSAGLLNLREGCPHHVWCTEEVHQDLTTGFPVFTMLSHWNGGLIHHAIVPEQTFSVSVCQSLRFTAIPLLSNAPPYSPYRDRPLPGHNVALFIEDGNSGKSLLYAPGLGEPDNALMPWLQKADCLLIDGTLWRDNELAATGVGKNTGKDMGHLALSEEQGLAALLASLPAERKILIHINNTNPILDEESPERQSLTQQGIEVSWDGMLIEV